TCAAACGGACAGTAATGCCTTTAAACCACATCAGCGGCGCGGTGTAGTGAAGGAGCTGTACGTGAACCGACAGCGAGTCGTTTAATCCGTTATTTCACACGTAGGAAGACGATGTCATTTAAACTATTCTATGTTGAGTAATTATGTCTTTTAGAATGTAAATATGATActtattttgtactttgttgCCTTTTGTGTGTGACGATTCAagttttttatatgtatatatgtcatTTTAGTTTAACATGAGGATCTATTGCTGTGCAGTACAAAGCACTCGTGGGACTTGCTGGAGGCCTTTTTTTAAACGTCTGTTACACTGATGGACCCCGCACATCTGGGACAACTGTTTCCttttattgtaataaaatgtttgttgttgaaaagtTGTTGGAGAATTTTCAATCAAACCCATGAACACAACGTGTGGCGGTACGGATCCCCGGATTACAGCTGATCAGGAAGAAGACGGAACCAAACAATATTACAAATCTCATGTCACAAGCTTCCTTAACAATattgaaaagaaatgaaatgtgtattaaagaggtttcaataaagaaagaaactaaagcCTGCAGGTTATTAGCCAAGCATGACCTCTTGTGGAATAGTACTAAACTGCCTTGATGCAGGTTACCAAGTGGAAAGTTGTTCTTTAATATTCACCAGCGAGGTTTGAATGCTCAATCACCCTCAATGAGACGTTAAGACGGATAAGGAGTCTCAAAAGGCTCTAAAAACCTGTTTCTGGCTGACAGCATCTGCTGATGAGGTTTGCATTAAGTCGAGGAGCGAGTGTAATTCTTTAAATCGAATTTatttagcccaatatcacaaattacacatttgtctcagtgtgctttacagactgtacaagttacgaccccctctgtccttagaccctcgcatcgcacaaggaaaaacttcctaaaagaaaccccaaaattaaagggggagaaatggaagaaacctcagggagagcaactgaggagggatccctctcccaggacggacagacgtgcaatagatgacgtgtgtacaggataaacaacatagtacaaatacaacatgtgacagaaatgatgtgttgaaaaagagaaagtaactCCTCAAGTCCTAAAGAAAGGGCGTAGGTAAAAGGGAAATGACTAGCAAAGAAGGTACGTTTATAAATGTGGCCCTGAAGGCACCAGAGGGTGAGAAGCAACATCCAAAGTGCAGCTTTgatttcaaaacatttattcttcGTGGGGTTTCTTTGGGCATTAATGTGGTTTGAACTTCATGGACTCACGGACatctttacaaaataattatccaattttgttttttttaaaacacatctcAACTTgaacaaatgacaaatgaacaAATCATACAATTACAAATCCTGTCAGGAACTTAACATTTGCTCGTACACCAGTCAGAACCATTTCAGATGTGCAGTATGGAGAAACAACAGGAGGTCAAATGTGTTCGACTTCTAAACTGCAACAGTGAGCTCACCTTCGTCTTAAAGGGGACATGTTATGCTCATACTTATTTGGGTTTCTAATAGAACAAGTTAACATGCTTTATtgttaaatatgcatttattcTCCATCTGATTGAACTTGAAGGTTGTTGGATACTCAGATAGTGGGCGGTGTATTCTAACGAGCCTGCATGTGGGGACAACAAGTGACTGGGTTGTCTCTGTTTCAGTGTGTATGAGCACAATATTGTGTTAAAACATTGGAAGTTAttctgacgtgtgtgtgtgtaatcagcAGATTGACAGTAGCTGCAGGTACTTTGGACAATGTAGTGGTAAGagaattgcattaaaaaaataaaaagcgtTTCCAGTACAGTATGTGCCGACACAATGTTCTTGTGTTTCTGTCCGGACTTCATCTCAGCTCACGGCTGCAGCGCTGGTGCTGAGGAGCCATTTTGACCCTTGTGATGTCGCCACATCTACATATACGAGAGGCCTTCGAGCAGGAAACGTCGCCCCCCACGATGAGTCTTCATCTTCACAGCTGGTCTCATTCAATCAACAGCACATCTCTTTGTGGTAGATTTACATCATTTCAAATTAATTACAGTTACTCTTTTTTTGTCATCCCTTTAGCGTCCCATTTGGGGATCCTGATGAGAAGTAAAACTACAGTGGCAAGAGCTAAGACCACCCCCAGACTGGGGGGGCCACAAGGGCTGAACTCCTGGGCCAGACCGGAGAGGAGAGGGGCCAGGATTCGACCAATGGCTGTCACCGACTGCCCGGCTCCGATCAGAGTCCCACTGGCCTGGtcccctcctctctgcagctccaggtCTGTGATGCATGTCCGTCCAATAGTGGTGGAAATGGCGAAGAAGGTGGAGGTGAACAGAACCTGCGACACACTGGGAGCCGTAGCGTACAGGAAAATGAGTGTACAGGTGAGAACTGTGGAatgaagcagcagagcaggcaTGTTCTTCCCATAGAGCTGGGTGACGGGCCCCACCAGGCACCCAGCCAGGGCCCCCAAGGTGCTGCTGTAGCTGATCAGATAACCCGTCACCTTTGGTTTGAGTGAGAAACGCTCCTCCATCGACAGAGAGAAGTTACTGTAGTAAAGCATGATCGATATAGCCATCAGAAGACGCACCAGGAAGAGGTCCCACATGGCAGAGGAGGCCACCATGTGGATCTTGGAGCCCACCGAGGACAGCTGTCTCCAGGCAGGCTGGAACAGAGACACCTCTCTCCACCGAAGAACACCTCGGTGCGTCGCTGGAGCTCCGGAGTCTGGCTCAGTCTGTGCTGCCAACACTGGGCCGTGACTATTTACATGAGAGCCATTGTGAACGGATTTACCGCGACCTTTACTTGTGTGGTTACAGTGAATTAGCGTCTCGCTCCATGGTAGCATCCATACAAGCCCTGCAAGGATCAACACATAATGTTAGATAACACTCTACTGGTCTGACATGCataataaacatacttatatctgtgtgtgatcTTAGTTGTGAGCACTCATAAACATGCTTcataacaataatcacagtgctTACAACGTTAATTATtcagtgctataagcagattataaacACATAAGaatattaatgcattataaaattggtgttacaaatattttaaataccaCTATAAAGTTATTTCTGTCCATTTTCTACCCACCTGCATTGATTAGAAAGATGACTGCACAGGTAAAGGAGGAGGTATAAAAGCCGCCTTCGTGCTCCGTGAGGTAGCCGCCGACCACCGGACCCAGGATGAAGCCGACACTGGAGGCTGCATTGAAGTGTCCCATCACCAGGGGGCGCTCTGACTCAGACACCAGGTCCGACAGCAGAGCTCTGCAGATGGACAGGGAGTGCTTGAACAGCCCTGAGACAGAAAACAGTCAAAGCACGATGAGAATAAAAAGCAGACCGAAGCTGCCTTTAAAGATAAAGATGGCGACTTTGGGAAATTTATGAGAATTTTGTCATCTTATATATAAATTCACATACCACTaatcaggatttatttttaccCTATGGCAAAGGAACAGAAGCTGTTTGTAATGTTGGTGTTTCTTTCTAATAAACTTCAATGAGAAGTTAAttctgtatatacagtacatgcatgtactgtatatacacatcatgcatgtactgtatatacagtacatgcatgtactgtatatacacatcatgcactgtatatgtacagtactgtatatacagtacatgtactgtatatacagtacatgtactgtatatacacatgcatgtactgtatatactgtatactgtatatacagtacatgcatgtactgtatatactgtatactgtatatacagtacatgcatgtactgtatatacagtacatgcatgtactgtatatacacatgcatgtactgtatatactgtatactgtatatacagtacatgcatgtactgtatatacacatgcatgtactgtatatactgtatactgtatatactgtacatgcatgtagtgtatatacagtacatgtagtgtatatacagtacatgtactgtatatacagtacatgtactgtatatacacatgcatgtactgtatatactgtatactgtatatacagtactgtatatacacatgcatgtactgtatatactgtatactgtatatacagtacatgcatgtactgtatatacacatgcatgtactgtatatactgtatactgtatatactgtacatgcatgtagTGTATATACTGTGCATACTTATTGTTacgttttgtttgttgttgcaggTCATGTGGCAAATTGTATGTtcatatattatcattatatacaattatattgtATATGCATATGACTACATGAGAGATCAAAGGTGAATCATCTGTTACAGTACATGTAACACATCGCACTACAGTTTGTACACTATTAACTTTTCCCAGTAAACTGTCACCTGCTGTTGAAATCAGAAAGTAAAAAGCTCAAGTGTGATACACAATAGTATAAAACAGTACAGTAAGAAGTCAGTGTCAACAAAACAGaggtgtgtacagtgtgtaagAAACATTTCCAGGATCGACTGCTATGGgggaaaagaacatttaaacatttcgATCTGTAAGGCTCACATGATGACTAAACAACTTTTCATTGTGGTGGCATGGGACAATAACTAGGTTTTGCAGCATGACTGAAATGTTTTGAGTTACTACCTAGAGTTGTGATGTCGCATGAACTTACAGTTCaaagaatgttttaaaaacGAACCAAAGCGATTGAAGAAAGTGTAATCAGGTAGCTACATATGTACCACCGTAGTATATAACTTCATTCAAGAAGAGAAGTGAATCATTTAAGTGCATAAGACTATCAAACAGCAATGACTTGATCCCAATGGGCTCATTCAGCAGCTTCAAAATACTTATTGATGCATTTAGTAACACAGCAAGTTCTGTGAAGAAGAAAACGACATAATGGGTTAAATattctgatttggatgtaaaatAGTTTCAAAGACACCTGGTTTAtgctacatacacacacacacacacacacacacacacacacacacacacacacacacacacacacacacacacacacacacacacacacacacactgttaagcAACATttgataaacatgaaattcaGCTTCAGCAACTGTGATTTTCCTTCTGTGACATGTGAGAAGAGCTGCAGCTGGGGACTCACCCACAGGTATCCGTGCGAGGACAAACAAAGCGATGCTGGTGGACATCCCGAGCAGGCCGTAGCCTAGAGCGCTCAGCAGCAGGCAGGTCAGCAGAGAGTACCGCCGTCCCACCACATCACTCCAGCTGCACTGACGGTCGCACACAATCAGAAAAAAAAGCTCTTttagaagacacacacacacacacacacacacacacacacacacacacacacacacacacacacacacacacacacacacacacttaacaaattaacattaaacagACGACTCCTTATCTGTTTAATTTGTCCCATGACCCGAGAATTAAACCAATTTTCAGGAGCTGTGGGCGGCAGGAGCGGGACATGGAAACCTGAGAATCTTGTGTAATTTTTAAAGTAGTTTCTTTACAGTTTGGTTTTAATCATCAAGCCTTAGATTTTTCCCTTCACTGTCGCTTGTTTTGcggcggcagtagctcagtgCTTTCACCCGAAAGGTTATTTCACTGACAGAACGTCTCCTCAGTGTCAAGTCATGAGGTGTCGAAGGGTAATGTTTTGTGTGATATCAGTATGTCCGCAGCTAACTAGGagtagcttgtgtgtgtgtgtgtgtgtgtgtgtgtgtgtgtgtgtgtgtgtgtgtgtgtgtgtgtgtgtgtgtgtgtgtgtgtgtgtgtttgtgccgaGACTGGGTGTATTGTGCAACCACAACCAACCTAATTCAGCCAGTGTTTCTTGTTTTCATGAAATGCCAGCGATGACGTGGAATGTGAGCATGCCTTGTCAAGCAGGAGGGGCTGGATGGAGGTTAGAGACAGAGACTTCTCAGACAGACACAAGGTCAATACTTACAACTATTGTGCTTGAGAAGAGCTGTAAGATCCCATATGTAGCTCCTGTAACAGTTGTATATTCGTTTTAATTCACATTTGTAATATAAAGCACAGACACCGTGTGTTAGAAACACCAACAATTACAGCACAGGACAATGGGACattggtacacacacacacacacacacacacacacacacacacacacacacacacacacacacacacacacacacacattgcagtaAGTCCAACCGAACTAAAGCTTGGGACATACATGTGTGGTGAACAgtacaaatgttttgtgttctcACAACAATCATTCCCTTAAAAAACGAAGTCCTTTGTCCGTGTTAACTCTGGCAAGCAGATAATTGTTTAGTCATGAGACTTGCTGTCTAATGATGCATGACCCCGGAGTACATATATGATGTAACCTAAACAGATTACAACTTACCTACAACACCAGCTACAGTGGGACTTGCTCCAAGAGCTTTCACATGATGGCTCAACAGCGGGATGATCATGCTCACCCCAAACAAGTCCTAAAGACAACAAGCAAGTGAAGGAGAAAGAGTGCAGGAGTGAGCTCAGAAGCATCCAGCTGTTATCATGATCAGGATTTTAAATCACACGTAAAACTCATTCCGTTTCTCTGCAGCGCTGAGATCCGTGCCGCTCTTGCCAAACTCTTGATTGGAGTCACACAGCAGAGTTCTAACACTCCTCGTTACACTAATTGCTTGACTTTCAGAAGAATTTCTGTCCCCAGCAGCCTGGAGTTAGTTACTTTTAAAATCAGATGATCGTTTAGCCGTCTATACAGGTCGAAATGTAAAGTTAATTCTCTGGCTGCAGATCAGCTCTCAAAACAACTTGTGTTGTCATCTTCTTTAGAATTACATAGACTTGCTTGTTTATGATAACTTCGAGCACAGGTCCTGAAATTCAAGTTAGTAATTCAGTACAACATATTTGACTGACAGTGATGGTAGAACGCCCTTCAATACAATGAAAGCTGTCAAAACAACCGGCTTTGTTCTTTAACAGCTCCTCTATTAAGCAGCTACACACCTCATTCATTTGGAGTGACATATCACGCaatgcatacacacaccacaGGTATTTGCAAATATAGATAAAAGTATTTCTGATGCAtttttaagaagaaaacaatgtgtgcCTCCATGTTGACTTTACACTGGCCTTgcactttttaaatatacattaaataatacTGCATAACACAAGTCCCTAATTTCTACAGTAGCTTTTTTAGATGGAGTTAACTTAACACGAAACAGTCTTATGACCAAAGCCAATGTTTTAAGAGGTCTGTTCAAGGGTTGGATGGGGTAAAAGAGAATATTAGCTATGAGCTTTATGCTTTTGCTGCTGAAGACATCAATAAATCCTGagaaaataagtaaatgttATGGTAAGCCCTCATACCTTTTACATTTAACAGACTTTAAACACTTTTAAGACCTGCTTTGCAACATTTAAAGtactgcatttttattttagaacaCCTACATACACATTGAGGATGCCTTGGTCCTTTAGTGTATGGTCTGAATAGGAACAGGAATTAGGTACATGTCTAATCTCTGAATTGTgaaatggattttttttaacatcatACCTTTTGAGTTATGAAAACATGACAGTCAAGCCTCAGCTAGCTACTCACCATGAAGCCCACCACGTAGATGCATTGTATAATCCTCCTGCGTCCTCTTGGTTTCTGGAATAAGGTGCTACATATCTGGTTGTTCATCCTCCCGCTGTGACAGCCCGGCTGCAGCCAAAGCGGAAGCGCTCATCCGCTCCACTGTAAATGATCCAAACACAAAGAGCACGGCTCCGTCCCCGGTGGTGGTCTCACgtgcagggggagggggggcgaCGAGAATCCTTTGGTTTCAACCGTCTACACAAATGTGTCTGGTGTAATAAGGTGGCGGGTTTTAAAGAGACAATACACGTCCTGCGATGAATCTGACTGTTCGAGTCGCGGTTGATTGATCGGGTGTTGAACTTCCGTGTTGTCTGCGCTGACCTACTGCTCGGACTCCCCCGCGGCTGCTCTGACAGTTGGTATCGCCCGGTGACGTCACATACCTTGAATCGGGAAATTCTTATTCATAAATCTTCATAAATTTTACAGACAATATATAAACATCATCATAAACATTCCCAAATGCAAATGTACTAAAAAGGAAACCACACATGCAACAATACAAGATATAAATCAGACAATATATTGACAAATGAAGAATAGtaaatcaattaaaacaatAGAAATTGTCACGTGGTACCCCAATGTATAAAGTTGTGTCTTGTCCGGTCTTTTTGTCAAATTATGTTTTGCTTGAAGATAATTGTATGGCTTCAACatgatataataaaaacatgtacatttaTTACACAATATACATCCAActaatttgtatttctttaaatcattAGATATGATAACCTGAATCTTTAACGCCCTAttatatctattttatttttcagctgTAACATTTTGACTAACTAAGATTGCAGTTACTTTTCCACCATCTGCTGGACAAACATAGGCATCAACACATTAAAACCGGCTCTCTGCAAATACTATAAGGAGGATTTTACAGTAACTTGATGgctacatttctgttttacagCTAAAGTACACATTTAGGCTTACAGTACGACCACATTACTATATAGGTAATTGCAGTACATTGATGCAGCATTTAAACAGTAGTACAGTCGATACTACAGATATTATATCTAGAATATGCGTGGTCTGATGATTAGTCTGGTTCTGTAATGTTCACAGTTTTAACGAtgctaaaatacaaaatatagttAGTTTAGAAAATAACTTCTAGGAAAGTGTGTCACTGAGACTGAAGTGCTCAATCTCTTTATTCAAACAATTCAAACTGGAGCTTTGTAAAGACTATTTAAGACTATTACAAGTTGTAATAAGTATCTGTAGCTATGATTCATTTTAAAGAGTGGTATTTAGTGAGCTGATTATATAACAATTATAAAAATCATCACCTTGAACTTTGTATCCTCataattgtttgcacttattgtcgctttggacaaaataaactaaatgagctgtaatgtaatgtaatgtacaaacCTTTTTGTCACACTGTTTAGTCCCATTGTGTTGCATGCTCAGTGAAGAACTCAaccattgtttttaaaataaagtacaatCAAACTGTTAAGATGTTCTTTATCTTATTAAATGAAGTTCAGCGTAAGTTCAACAGGAAGACAATCTTTATTCTGCATTCATTCACAATGTTCTCTctatcactcactcactctctcctgATCAGCTGATTATAGCCTTCACTCTTCTAGATAACTAGATCTCCATCAGCCAATCGTGTTGCTGCTGTCAAACTTTGAGTCTTTTCTGCTCTCAGCTGTCATTTTAGGCGAAATTGGCAAATCAGCATTCTCTTCATTTTATCAGCACCAGGGTTTAAACTCCATATTCTACTGACAGCGTCACCACCACCTTGTAATATATATCATGATGGGATCTAACCTAAGACTGTTCACATTTCTGATCCTGTGCACATAAAAACACGTGTTCACCCAGAATAAAGTCTGTCCTGCTTGAACTAACTTGACTAATCGTAAATTTAACCCTAATTTAACTTAAACAAACTCTTACCTTCACGACTGACCAGGACAATTCAGCTTTTCCCCAATTGTGGACAAAGCTACGGCCCCATTTGTACAAGTCACCCTCAATTAAACTCGTCTTAAGCCTGAAATGTGTCCCCGAAAGTAACTTAAAgtcaggaaaacacacacacacacacacacacacacacacacacacacacacacacacacacacacacacacacacacacacacacacacacacacacagtgcatgtgGGTGGAGTAGCCTGGGTCACATCAGTGTGTAAGTTtgcctgtgtgtatatgtaggTTCACTGCTAAA
This portion of the Cottoperca gobio chromosome 21, fCotGob3.1, whole genome shotgun sequence genome encodes:
- the mfsd9 gene encoding major facilitator superfamily domain-containing protein 9: MNNQICSTLFQKPRGRRRIIQCIYVVGFMDLFGVSMIIPLLSHHVKALGASPTVAGVVGATYGILQLFSSTIVCSWSDVVGRRYSLLTCLLLSALGYGLLGMSTSIALFVLARIPVGLFKHSLSICRALLSDLVSESERPLVMGHFNAASSVGFILGPVVGGYLTEHEGGFYTSSFTCAVIFLINAGLVWMLPWSETLIHCNHTSKGRGKSVHNGSHVNSHGPVLAAQTEPDSGAPATHRGVLRWREVSLFQPAWRQLSSVGSKIHMVASSAMWDLFLVRLLMAISIMLYYSNFSLSMEERFSLKPKVTGYLISYSSTLGALAGCLVGPVTQLYGKNMPALLLHSTVLTCTLIFLYATAPSVSQVLFTSTFFAISTTIGRTCITDLELQRGGDQASGTLIGAGQSVTAIGRILAPLLSGLAQEFSPCGPPSLGVVLALATVVLLLIRIPKWDAKGMTKKE